A window from Streptomyces sp. NBC_00299 encodes these proteins:
- a CDS encoding cupin domain-containing protein, whose product MLEVKPIDKPDERRDFPRGHLEAVHMTDLDFAVATFEPGWRWTESVASIAGTDTCQMHHNCYMVQGRMHIRMDDGGESEVGPGDVFVCSPGHDAWVVGDEQVVVYDFQGQTAREYAKQK is encoded by the coding sequence ATGTTGGAAGTGAAGCCCATCGACAAGCCTGATGAGCGGCGCGATTTCCCCCGCGGTCACCTCGAAGCCGTCCACATGACGGATCTCGACTTCGCCGTGGCGACCTTCGAGCCCGGATGGCGCTGGACGGAGTCCGTAGCCTCCATCGCGGGCACCGACACCTGTCAGATGCACCACAACTGCTACATGGTCCAGGGCCGCATGCACATCCGCATGGATGACGGCGGCGAGAGCGAGGTCGGTCCTGGCGACGTCTTCGTCTGCTCACCCGGACACGACGCCTGGGTCGTGGGCGACGAGCAGGTCGTGGTCTACGACTTCCAGGGGCAGACGGCGAGGGAGTACGCCAAGCAGAAGTAA
- a CDS encoding vWA domain-containing protein, giving the protein MTTPAGVAERLTSLVSALRAHGVRIGTGETVDAGRAMEALGLADRELLREGLAATLLHGNGQRPVFDPVFDLYFPRGVGAPEQKAAGRDDLRDRLAAALAANDQALMGRLAAEAVDGFGGYGSSPESDGWSSYQTLERLRPQTLLARVRDTIRGQGGSPGFTDRLLEDEIRQRIEAFRALVAAEARRRVAERRGRDEIARRAVTPTADRVDFLFAGKAQLAELRRAVQPLARKLATRLAARRRRASRGSIDLRRTLRGSLSTGGVPMKPVLRRRRPVRPELVLLCDVSGSVSGFSDFTMLLVQALHDQFSKVRVFAFVNRIDEVTGLLQRGTADPEGLSARIEAEATLTGYHGSSDYGMALGEFAERYGDTVGHRTTVFVLGDARTNQSDPNLPAVRQISERARRVYWLNPEQRSRWGTGDSAAPAYAELVEMHECRTARQLSALVARLLPV; this is encoded by the coding sequence GTGACCACGCCCGCGGGCGTCGCGGAGCGGCTGACGTCCCTCGTCTCGGCGCTGCGCGCGCACGGTGTCCGCATCGGCACCGGCGAGACGGTCGACGCGGGGCGCGCGATGGAGGCCCTCGGTCTCGCTGACCGGGAGCTGCTGCGCGAGGGGCTGGCGGCGACGCTGTTGCACGGAAACGGCCAACGGCCGGTGTTCGACCCGGTCTTCGACCTCTACTTTCCGCGCGGGGTCGGCGCGCCGGAGCAGAAAGCCGCGGGCCGGGACGACCTGCGCGACCGTCTGGCGGCGGCCCTGGCCGCCAACGACCAGGCCCTGATGGGCCGCCTGGCGGCCGAGGCGGTCGACGGTTTCGGTGGTTACGGCTCCTCGCCGGAGTCGGACGGCTGGTCGTCGTACCAGACGCTGGAACGGCTGCGGCCACAGACCTTGCTGGCCCGTGTCCGCGACACCATCCGTGGGCAGGGCGGGAGTCCGGGGTTCACGGACCGGCTGCTGGAGGACGAGATCCGGCAGCGCATCGAGGCGTTCCGGGCACTGGTGGCCGCGGAGGCGCGACGCCGGGTCGCGGAGCGGCGCGGGCGGGACGAGATCGCCCGGCGGGCGGTGACTCCGACCGCCGACCGGGTCGACTTCCTCTTCGCCGGCAAGGCCCAACTGGCCGAGCTGCGCAGGGCCGTGCAGCCACTCGCCCGCAAACTCGCGACCCGGCTCGCGGCACGCCGCCGCCGCGCTTCGCGGGGCAGTATCGATCTACGGCGGACCCTGCGCGGTTCCCTGTCGACGGGCGGCGTGCCGATGAAGCCGGTACTGCGCCGACGCCGGCCCGTCCGCCCCGAACTGGTGCTGCTGTGCGATGTGTCGGGGTCGGTGTCCGGCTTCTCGGACTTCACGATGCTGCTGGTGCAGGCGCTGCACGACCAGTTCAGCAAGGTGCGTGTGTTCGCCTTCGTCAACCGGATCGACGAGGTGACCGGGCTGCTCCAGCGCGGGACCGCCGACCCGGAGGGGCTCAGCGCCCGCATCGAGGCGGAGGCCACGCTGACGGGCTATCACGGCAGCAGCGACTACGGCATGGCGCTGGGCGAGTTCGCGGAGCGGTACGGCGACACGGTCGGCCATCGCACGACCGTGTTCGTCCTCGGTGACGCCCGCACCAACCAGAGCGACCCGAACCTGCCCGCCGTACGGCAGATCTCCGAACGGGCCCGTCGGGTCTACTGGCTGAACCCGGAGCAGCGCTCCCGCTGGGGCACGGGCGACTCCGCCGCACCCGCCTACGCCGAGCTGGTCGAGATGCACGAGTGCCGCACCGCCCGGCAGCTCAGCGCGCTGGTGGCGCGCCTGCTGCCGGTGTGA
- a CDS encoding ABC transporter ATP-binding protein: MLRASSRRTHDKGPAAEALRLVKVTKTYGAQDSAVTALDGVTLGLGRGTFTAVMGPSGSGKTTLLHCAAGLDRPDSGIVCVDGTELSGGGEAELTKFRRGRIGFVFQQYNLLDTLTVAQNTVLPLKLAGQRVDRRRAKEVLTSVGLGDRLGHRPDQLSGGQRQRVAIARALVSEPRVIFADEPTGALDTRSARDVLRLLQETVRVHGRTVVMVTHDPVAASYADSVLYLADGRLAGRLDAPTADVVAERLAHLGDNVTTGV; encoded by the coding sequence ATGCTTCGGGCAAGCTCGCGACGTACGCACGACAAGGGACCCGCCGCCGAGGCACTCCGGCTGGTCAAGGTCACCAAGACCTACGGTGCGCAGGACAGCGCGGTGACCGCGCTGGACGGGGTGACGCTGGGACTGGGGCGGGGCACTTTCACCGCGGTGATGGGGCCGTCCGGCTCCGGCAAGACCACGCTGCTGCACTGCGCGGCCGGTCTCGACCGGCCCGACAGCGGCATCGTGTGCGTGGACGGCACCGAGCTGTCCGGGGGCGGCGAGGCCGAGTTGACGAAGTTCCGGCGTGGCCGGATCGGGTTCGTGTTCCAGCAGTACAACCTGCTGGACACACTGACCGTCGCCCAGAACACGGTGCTGCCGCTCAAGCTCGCCGGGCAGCGCGTCGACCGGAGGCGGGCCAAGGAGGTGCTGACGTCCGTCGGCCTCGGCGACCGACTGGGGCACCGCCCTGACCAGCTATCCGGCGGTCAGCGCCAGCGAGTCGCCATCGCCCGCGCCCTGGTGTCCGAGCCGCGGGTGATCTTCGCGGACGAGCCGACGGGCGCCCTGGACACGCGCAGCGCACGCGATGTGCTGCGGCTGCTCCAGGAGACGGTGCGGGTGCACGGCCGGACGGTGGTGATGGTGACCCATGATCCGGTCGCCGCCTCCTATGCGGACTCGGTGCTGTACCTGGCGGACGGACGGCTGGCGGGCAGGCTGGACGCCCCGACGGCGGATGTGGTGGCCGAGCGCCTGGCGCACCTGGGCGACAACGTGACGACGGGGGTATGA
- a CDS encoding NAD(P)-dependent alcohol dehydrogenase, which translates to MKAVLQDRYGSADVLEFRDIDRPVPATDEVLVRVHAASVNAYDWHFMRGDPLIGRGMMGLRRPRARVRGRDFAGTVEAVGAGVTGIEPGDEVYGEADGAFAEYVCARDSEVGPKPANLTFEQAAAIPLAGNTALIGLRDVARLQPGQTLLVNGASGGVGTFAVQLGKAYGAEVTAVCSTRNVDLVRSLGADRVVDYTQDDFTRDEKRYDVVLDLVGNRSLGEFRRVLTPTGTLILSGGGVYEGGSVVGPMGLFLKRRLAAPFARPQQLLEISARQSTANLAALRELAESGRIAPVVERTYPLSEAAEALRYVEVKHARAKIVVTV; encoded by the coding sequence ATGAAGGCAGTGCTGCAGGACCGGTACGGCTCGGCGGACGTGCTGGAGTTCAGGGACATCGACCGGCCCGTGCCGGCCACCGACGAGGTGCTGGTGCGGGTGCATGCGGCCTCGGTGAACGCCTACGACTGGCACTTCATGCGCGGGGACCCCTTGATCGGCCGCGGCATGATGGGGCTGCGGCGGCCCCGGGCGCGCGTGCGGGGCCGGGACTTCGCAGGCACGGTGGAGGCGGTGGGCGCCGGGGTCACGGGGATCGAGCCCGGAGACGAGGTGTACGGGGAGGCCGACGGCGCGTTCGCGGAGTACGTGTGCGCGCGGGACAGCGAGGTCGGCCCGAAGCCGGCCAACCTCACCTTCGAGCAGGCGGCGGCGATTCCGCTGGCGGGGAACACCGCCCTGATCGGCCTGCGCGACGTCGCCCGGCTGCAACCGGGCCAGACGCTCCTGGTGAACGGGGCGTCGGGCGGGGTGGGCACGTTCGCCGTGCAACTCGGCAAGGCGTACGGCGCGGAGGTGACGGCCGTGTGCAGCACGAGGAACGTGGACCTGGTCCGCTCACTCGGCGCCGACCGTGTCGTCGACTACACGCAGGACGACTTCACCCGGGACGAGAAGAGGTACGACGTGGTCCTGGACCTCGTCGGCAATCGCTCACTCGGGGAGTTCCGGCGGGTCCTGACGCCCACCGGGACGCTCATCCTGTCCGGCGGCGGGGTGTACGAGGGCGGCAGCGTCGTCGGCCCCATGGGTCTCTTCCTCAAGCGGCGGCTGGCGGCGCCCTTCGCGCGCCCGCAGCAGCTGCTGGAGATCTCGGCCCGGCAGAGCACGGCCAACCTGGCGGCGCTGCGCGAACTCGCCGAGTCCGGCAGGATCGCCCCGGTCGTCGAGCGGACCTATCCGCTGAGCGAGGCTGCCGAGGCGCTCCGGTACGTGGAGGTGAAGCACGCGCGCGCGAAGATAGTCGTCACCGTCTGA
- a CDS encoding TetR/AcrR family transcriptional regulator, whose product MATTDKASTRDRLLDAAAELFYRDGVSIGVEALCRTAGVSKRSMYQLFASKDEVLAASLARQLPAYEAQLAPGDQDAGTPRQRILHVFERLEKASTEPAYHGCPYLAALVELKDPEHPASVVARGAKEWMRDFLRARAQEGGARDPELLARQLMLVFDGASARAGTQVETLDGLATAAVTALLDAAGVE is encoded by the coding sequence ATGGCCACGACAGACAAGGCGTCCACCAGGGACCGGCTCCTCGACGCGGCGGCCGAGCTCTTCTACCGCGACGGCGTCTCCATCGGCGTCGAGGCGCTGTGCCGGACCGCCGGGGTCTCGAAGCGGTCCATGTACCAGCTCTTCGCGAGCAAGGACGAGGTCCTCGCGGCGAGCCTGGCCCGACAGCTTCCGGCGTACGAGGCCCAGCTGGCGCCCGGCGACCAGGACGCCGGCACGCCCCGGCAGCGGATCCTGCATGTCTTCGAGCGGCTGGAGAAGGCGTCCACCGAGCCCGCCTACCACGGCTGTCCCTATCTCGCGGCCCTGGTCGAGCTGAAGGATCCCGAGCATCCGGCGAGTGTGGTCGCGCGCGGGGCGAAGGAGTGGATGCGGGACTTCCTCCGTGCGCGTGCACAGGAGGGCGGGGCGCGGGACCCCGAGCTGCTCGCCCGCCAGCTGATGCTGGTCTTCGACGGTGCCAGCGCCCGGGCGGGCACGCAGGTCGAGACGCTGGACGGGCTGGCCACGGCAGCCGTGACCGCGCTGCTGGACGCGGCCGGCGTGGAGTGA
- a CDS encoding FtsX-like permease family protein, with protein sequence MFMLAIRSIRNRPGRFLATLLSAFLGAAIIMTFNSMHDTAAQDGVDSTSAETLSTAAGVVGGYGTLLVFFAVASALTVNVRQRTAELELLRCSGATPAQLKRMVVGEAVVVALVGAVLAIGPAMLGGRALLEIFQNSGQVAESVDHSFGPIALLSGIDITLLASAGAAFLAVRRATHGPQRQGGARKFLAYGALLAGAAAASSTFAFSATDAALMAAPAYGAILLSVGFALMAPRLLKGVLDRLPLSGASGWLAVRNLRERAGQLAGILMSLILFTAVATATLTMQAVESDAVEASGLTKSIDAKNLETLNFTVVGIIVVFVCVMLVNSLYAATSYRSREFGQQRLAGATPGQVLGTVGTETLILTVSGVLLGMVAALAGIVPFTMVRTDGVLPGQAYGTAVAVVAIAATVTLGTSLATARRMLRTPAVRAVAVAS encoded by the coding sequence ATGTTCATGCTGGCCATTCGGTCGATACGGAACCGCCCCGGGCGGTTCCTCGCCACGCTGCTGTCCGCGTTTCTCGGCGCGGCGATCATCATGACGTTCAACTCGATGCACGACACGGCCGCGCAGGACGGCGTCGACTCGACCAGCGCGGAGACACTGTCCACCGCGGCGGGCGTCGTCGGCGGCTACGGCACCCTGCTGGTCTTCTTCGCCGTCGCCTCCGCCCTGACGGTCAACGTCCGTCAGCGTACGGCCGAGTTGGAGCTGCTGCGCTGCTCGGGGGCGACTCCGGCGCAGCTCAAGCGGATGGTCGTCGGGGAGGCGGTGGTCGTGGCGCTGGTGGGCGCGGTGCTGGCGATCGGCCCGGCGATGCTGGGCGGCCGGGCACTGCTGGAGATCTTCCAGAACAGCGGCCAGGTTGCCGAGTCCGTCGACCACTCCTTCGGCCCGATCGCGCTCCTGTCGGGCATCGACATCACGCTGCTGGCGTCCGCGGGCGCCGCCTTCCTCGCCGTACGGCGGGCGACACACGGACCCCAACGGCAAGGCGGGGCACGGAAGTTCCTCGCGTACGGCGCGCTGCTCGCCGGGGCCGCCGCGGCCTCCTCCACCTTCGCGTTCTCGGCGACGGACGCGGCGCTGATGGCGGCGCCGGCCTACGGGGCGATCCTGCTGTCGGTCGGCTTCGCGCTGATGGCGCCGCGACTCCTGAAGGGCGTGCTGGACCGCCTGCCGCTGAGCGGGGCGAGCGGCTGGCTGGCCGTGCGGAATCTGCGGGAGCGGGCCGGTCAGCTGGCCGGGATCCTGATGTCGCTGATCCTGTTCACGGCGGTGGCGACGGCCACGCTCACCATGCAGGCGGTGGAGAGCGACGCCGTCGAGGCCTCGGGTCTGACGAAGTCGATCGACGCCAAGAACCTGGAGACGCTCAACTTCACGGTCGTCGGCATCATCGTGGTCTTCGTCTGCGTGATGCTGGTCAACTCGCTGTACGCAGCGACGAGTTACCGCAGCCGGGAGTTCGGGCAGCAGCGACTCGCCGGGGCGACCCCGGGGCAGGTGCTCGGGACGGTCGGCACCGAGACGCTGATCCTGACCGTCTCCGGAGTCCTCCTCGGCATGGTGGCCGCGCTCGCCGGGATCGTCCCGTTCACGATGGTCCGCACCGACGGGGTGCTGCCGGGCCAGGCCTACGGCACGGCGGTCGCCGTGGTCGCGATCGCGGCGACGGTGACCCTGGGGACCAGCCTGGCCACGGCCCGGCGGATGCTGCGAACTCCGGCGGTGAGGGCGGTCGCGGTGGCGTCGTGA
- a CDS encoding family 78 glycoside hydrolase catalytic domain, with protein MNDGVDSTKGRGVRRRTVLTTALGAAPVVLAGGIAAGGPASAAPTSQRTAVEGLTVEHRTNPLGVDAAHPRFGWRMASSTRGRRQSAYRILVATAPDRLTPSRADVWNSGRVASRDSIAVRYEGPALRASTRYHWTVTAWDETGRAVPAAPTAHFETGLLGTDGIAGWDGARWITMADKQPNTPGAPLLRHQAELTGRQVRDARLYISALGVYEAHINGHRVAVPQGDTTTHELLTPGWTNYDSTVNYFTYDVTDLVAGERQDGQQRNAGHVTLAAVLGNGWYNSRVSENSTYYSADGNRLALKAKLLIRYADGSEQTVVTAPGDDWKATDTGPYRADDIYDGQTYDARKELAGWTAGDFDASAWAGVTEHDFTTRFPDVRLVAHPGESARLMSRWDRTPQSVTVYTGVTGQDGSPGGKGRIVVDPARTVTDPDAAAEAAVTLQPGDTAVIDLGQNLVGVPRYTLRGPAGTQVAFKPGEMLNDDSEGADGPVGSVYRANLRSAKATSTYILKGDPDGESHEDSLTFYGFRYVSVTATDTVTLTRFTGRVATSALRDIGTITTDDTDVNQLISNVRWGQRGNYLWVPTDCPQRDERLGWTGDTQLFCNTGLYNADAVNFLSHFEDNLIDSQRTYGLDGAQFTAVAPGNRYNAAAPASGWADCGVVVPWTVWQMTGDPTIVDRSWAAMTKYVDWIRGRTGDAYAGQGAIFGDWLAFQDTSTQLISDVYYGYSVRLMADMARGTGRTTEARAYDDLFARIKRAFTTKYLATDATTGRVTVRSSLGDAPPTGGRTEDDTQTALLWVLKLGFYDTEAQRRQLVTLLAENIGNDEAYKEAHPDSTRVKYTENTLSVGFLGVNVLAPVLTDEGRVDLAYRLLHQDAMPSWLYSVRNGATTIWERWNSYSKEDGFGPVDMNSFNHYSYGAIMEWMYESMAGIAKDPAHPGFRHFFLRPHLDPAGRVTQVAGSHHSPYGEIVSEWRAEARRLTYRAVVPANSTATLHIPTSDPVSVREGRTPLARVTGVEYLGFEDGTASYRLPSGHYRVTAALG; from the coding sequence ATGAACGACGGAGTCGACAGCACGAAGGGCAGAGGGGTGCGCCGCAGGACCGTGCTCACCACCGCACTCGGCGCAGCACCGGTGGTTCTGGCGGGCGGGATCGCCGCAGGCGGCCCCGCATCGGCCGCACCCACCTCGCAGCGCACGGCCGTCGAGGGACTGACGGTCGAGCACAGAACGAACCCCCTCGGCGTGGACGCCGCCCACCCGCGGTTCGGCTGGCGCATGGCGTCCTCGACGCGCGGCCGCCGCCAGTCCGCGTACCGGATCCTCGTGGCGACCGCACCCGACCGCCTGACCCCCTCCCGGGCGGACGTCTGGAACAGCGGCCGGGTCGCCTCACGCGACTCGATCGCCGTGCGCTACGAGGGCCCCGCCCTGCGCGCCTCCACCCGCTACCACTGGACGGTGACTGCCTGGGACGAGACCGGCCGCGCCGTCCCCGCCGCCCCCACCGCCCACTTCGAGACCGGCCTGCTCGGCACCGACGGCATCGCCGGCTGGGACGGCGCCCGCTGGATCACCATGGCCGACAAGCAACCGAACACACCCGGAGCCCCACTGCTCCGCCACCAGGCAGAACTGACGGGACGTCAAGTGCGGGACGCCCGGCTCTACATCTCCGCCCTCGGCGTCTATGAGGCCCACATCAACGGCCACCGCGTCGCCGTACCGCAGGGCGACACCACCACCCATGAGCTGCTGACGCCGGGCTGGACCAACTACGACAGCACCGTCAACTACTTCACCTACGACGTCACGGACCTGGTCGCGGGGGAGCGCCAAGACGGGCAGCAGCGGAACGCGGGGCACGTCACCCTCGCCGCCGTACTCGGCAACGGCTGGTACAACAGCCGTGTCTCCGAGAACAGCACCTACTACTCCGCCGACGGCAACCGCCTGGCCCTCAAGGCCAAGCTCCTGATCCGGTACGCCGACGGATCCGAGCAGACGGTGGTCACCGCACCCGGCGACGACTGGAAGGCCACCGACACCGGCCCCTACCGCGCCGACGACATCTACGACGGCCAGACCTACGACGCTCGCAAGGAACTGGCGGGCTGGACGGCCGGCGACTTCGACGCCTCCGCCTGGGCCGGCGTGACCGAGCACGACTTCACCACCAGGTTCCCCGACGTCAGGCTGGTCGCCCACCCGGGCGAGAGCGCCCGCCTGATGTCCCGGTGGGACCGCACGCCGCAGTCCGTCACCGTCTACACCGGCGTGACCGGACAGGACGGCAGCCCGGGCGGCAAGGGGCGCATCGTCGTCGACCCGGCCCGCACGGTCACCGACCCGGACGCCGCGGCCGAGGCGGCCGTGACCCTGCAGCCCGGCGACACGGCCGTCATCGACCTGGGCCAGAACCTGGTCGGCGTACCCCGCTACACCCTGCGCGGCCCCGCAGGCACCCAAGTCGCCTTCAAGCCCGGCGAGATGCTCAACGACGACAGCGAGGGCGCCGACGGCCCCGTCGGCTCGGTCTACCGCGCCAACCTCCGCTCCGCCAAGGCCACCAGCACGTACATCCTCAAGGGCGACCCCGACGGCGAGTCCCACGAGGACTCGCTGACCTTCTACGGCTTCCGCTACGTCTCCGTCACCGCTACCGACACCGTCACCCTCACCCGCTTCACCGGCCGGGTCGCGACCTCCGCCCTCCGCGACATCGGCACGATCACGACCGACGACACCGACGTCAACCAGCTGATCAGCAACGTGCGTTGGGGACAGCGCGGCAACTACCTCTGGGTGCCCACCGACTGCCCGCAACGCGACGAACGCCTCGGCTGGACGGGTGACACCCAGCTCTTCTGCAACACCGGGCTCTACAACGCCGACGCGGTCAACTTCCTCAGCCACTTCGAGGACAACCTCATCGACTCGCAGCGCACCTACGGCCTGGACGGCGCCCAGTTCACGGCGGTCGCGCCCGGCAACCGCTACAACGCGGCCGCTCCCGCCAGCGGCTGGGCGGACTGCGGGGTGGTCGTGCCGTGGACGGTGTGGCAGATGACCGGCGACCCCACGATCGTCGACCGCAGCTGGGCGGCGATGACGAAGTACGTCGACTGGATCCGCGGGCGCACCGGCGACGCGTACGCCGGGCAGGGCGCCATCTTCGGCGACTGGCTCGCCTTCCAGGACACCAGCACCCAGTTGATCAGCGACGTCTACTACGGCTACAGCGTGCGCCTCATGGCGGACATGGCCCGCGGCACCGGCCGCACCACCGAGGCACGCGCCTACGACGACCTCTTCGCCCGCATCAAGCGCGCGTTCACCACCAAGTACCTGGCCACCGACGCGACGACGGGCCGGGTGACCGTACGGTCGAGTCTCGGAGACGCGCCTCCCACGGGCGGCCGGACCGAGGACGACACCCAGACCGCCCTGCTGTGGGTCCTCAAGCTCGGCTTCTACGACACCGAGGCCCAGCGCCGCCAACTGGTCACGCTGCTCGCCGAGAACATCGGCAACGACGAGGCCTACAAGGAGGCCCACCCCGACAGCACCCGCGTGAAGTACACCGAGAACACCCTGTCCGTCGGCTTTCTCGGCGTGAACGTCCTCGCCCCCGTGCTCACCGACGAGGGCCGCGTCGACCTCGCGTACCGGCTGCTGCACCAGGACGCCATGCCGTCCTGGCTGTACTCGGTGCGCAACGGCGCCACCACCATCTGGGAGCGCTGGAACTCGTACTCCAAGGAGGACGGCTTCGGTCCGGTCGACATGAACTCGTTCAACCACTACTCCTACGGCGCGATCATGGAGTGGATGTACGAGAGCATGGCGGGCATCGCGAAGGACCCGGCCCACCCGGGTTTCCGCCACTTCTTCCTGCGCCCGCACCTCGACCCGGCCGGGCGGGTCACGCAGGTCGCCGGCTCTCACCACTCTCCGTACGGGGAGATCGTCAGCGAGTGGCGGGCGGAGGCCCGGAGACTGACGTACCGGGCGGTGGTCCCCGCGAACAGTACGGCGACGCTGCACATCCCCACGTCCGACCCGGTCTCGGTGCGCGAGGGCAGGACCCCCCTGGCCCGGGTGACGGGCGTCGAGTACCTGGGCTTCGAGGACGGGACAGCGAGCTACCGGCTGCCCTCCGGCCACTACCGGGTGACCGCCGCCCTCGGCTGA
- a CDS encoding AAA family ATPase: MFTSVDDVSARLAETGYLASPAVATTVFLADRLGKPLLVEGPAGVGKTELAKAVAEIAGARLVRLQCYEGVDESRALYEWNHAKQLLRISAGRDETWDEARTDIFSEEFLLTRPLLTAIRGDEAKVLLIDETDKADVEVEGLLLEVLSDFQVTVPELGTITATRRPFVVLTSNASRELSEALRRRCLFLHIGFPDEELERRIVRLKVPGLDEALVRSVVRVVGALRAMDLRKVPSVAETIDWARTLLALGAGTLDETVVQASLGVLLKHQDDVLKATAKLDLDAL; the protein is encoded by the coding sequence TTGTTCACTTCCGTCGACGACGTCTCCGCACGTCTGGCCGAGACCGGCTATCTCGCCTCGCCCGCGGTCGCCACGACCGTCTTCCTCGCCGACCGCCTCGGCAAGCCGCTCCTGGTGGAGGGCCCGGCCGGGGTCGGCAAGACGGAGCTGGCCAAGGCCGTGGCCGAGATCGCCGGGGCGCGGCTCGTGCGCCTGCAGTGCTACGAGGGCGTCGACGAGTCCCGGGCACTGTACGAGTGGAACCACGCCAAGCAGTTGCTGCGCATCAGCGCGGGCCGCGACGAGACGTGGGACGAGGCGCGCACGGACATCTTCAGCGAGGAGTTCCTGCTCACGCGGCCACTGCTGACGGCCATCCGGGGCGACGAGGCGAAGGTCCTGCTGATCGACGAGACCGACAAGGCTGACGTCGAGGTGGAGGGCCTGTTGCTGGAGGTGCTGAGCGACTTCCAGGTGACCGTCCCCGAACTCGGCACGATCACCGCGACGCGCCGCCCCTTCGTCGTCCTCACGTCCAACGCCAGCCGAGAGCTGTCCGAGGCGCTGCGCCGCCGCTGCCTGTTCCTCCACATCGGCTTCCCTGACGAGGAGCTGGAGCGCCGGATCGTACGGCTGAAGGTGCCGGGGCTCGACGAGGCGCTGGTCCGCTCCGTCGTCCGGGTCGTGGGCGCGCTGCGGGCGATGGACCTGCGCAAGGTGCCGTCGGTCGCAGAGACCATCGACTGGGCGCGCACCCTGCTGGCGCTGGGCGCCGGCACGCTGGACGAGACGGTCGTGCAGGCCAGCCTCGGCGTGCTCCTCAAGCACCAGGACGACGTCCTCAAGGCGACCGCCAAGCTCGACCTGGACGCCCTGTGA
- a CDS encoding SDR family oxidoreductase, whose protein sequence is MSAIEGSVALVTGGSRGIGRALVAALYERGAKKVYATARDPRTVTHPDAVPLALEVTDPASVAAAAEQAQDVTLLINNAGASVNANFLDSPVEDVRREFETNFYGPLLVTRAFVPVLEHNGGGHILNVHSVLSWIGLAGSYSASKAAFWSQTNSLRLDLKPRGIEVTGLHVGYVDTDLTVGIDAPKSTAESVAAQALDGIASGAFEVLADDISRQVKAGLAADPATLYPQLAA, encoded by the coding sequence ATGTCCGCCATCGAAGGTTCCGTCGCCCTGGTCACCGGCGGCAGCCGCGGCATCGGCCGTGCCCTGGTCGCCGCCCTGTACGAGCGGGGCGCGAAGAAGGTGTACGCCACCGCCCGCGACCCGCGCACCGTCACCCACCCCGATGCGGTGCCGCTCGCCCTGGAGGTGACCGACCCCGCGTCCGTCGCGGCGGCGGCCGAGCAGGCGCAGGACGTCACCCTGCTGATCAACAACGCGGGCGCGTCGGTCAACGCGAACTTCCTCGACTCTCCCGTCGAGGACGTCCGCCGTGAGTTCGAGACCAACTTCTACGGACCGCTCCTGGTCACGCGGGCCTTCGTGCCCGTCCTCGAACACAACGGCGGCGGGCACATCCTGAACGTCCACTCCGTGCTGTCGTGGATCGGTCTCGCCGGTTCCTACAGCGCGTCCAAGGCCGCCTTCTGGTCGCAGACCAACTCACTGCGCCTGGACCTGAAGCCGCGCGGCATCGAGGTCACGGGCCTGCACGTCGGATACGTCGACACCGACCTGACCGTCGGCATCGACGCGCCCAAGTCCACGGCCGAGAGTGTCGCCGCCCAGGCCCTCGACGGGATCGCGTCGGGCGCCTTCGAGGTCTTGGCCGACGACATCTCGCGGCAGGTCAAGGCGGGCCTGGCGGCCGACCCGGCCACTCTGTACCCGCAGCTCGCCGCCTGA